Proteins encoded in a region of the Anoxybacillus amylolyticus genome:
- a CDS encoding pyridoxamine 5'-phosphate oxidase family protein — MANEVEQTLIEPLFQALQKERFVTIATIDHETGGPNVSAISWIYAPSEKRLYFAVDNRSRIVQNIQKNPLVVITLIANESTYSISGKAHVKIEKMEGVPLKLALVEIEITEVRDVMFYGAKISVEPKYEKTYDAQAAAKLDNQVMTALRNA; from the coding sequence TTGGCTAATGAGGTAGAACAAACGTTAATTGAGCCGCTTTTTCAAGCGCTACAAAAAGAACGGTTTGTCACGATTGCCACGATTGATCATGAAACGGGCGGACCGAACGTGAGCGCGATTTCGTGGATATATGCACCGAGCGAAAAGCGCCTTTATTTTGCCGTCGATAACCGTTCACGTATCGTGCAAAACATTCAAAAAAACCCATTGGTTGTTATCACGTTAATTGCGAACGAATCGACGTATTCAATTAGCGGAAAAGCACACGTCAAAATCGAGAAAATGGAAGGAGTTCCGCTCAAACTAGCGCTTGTCGAAATCGAGATTACCGAAGTGCGGGATGTCATGTTTTATGGCGCGAAAATTTCTGTCGAGCCGAAGTACGAAAAAACGTACGATGCTCAAGCGGCAGCGAAATTGGACAATCAAGTAATGACCGCCTTAAGAAACGCCTAA
- a CDS encoding PhoH family protein has translation MKWGRGNLGDKIYVLDTNVLLQDPYSIFSFEDNEVVIPAVVLEEVDSKKRYMDEVGRNARQVSKLIDRLRENGKLHEKILLDNGGVLRIELNHRSFQQLQDIFVEKTNDNRILAVAKNLALEEQEKEDGRSVILVSKDALVRVKADAIGLQAEDFLNDRVVDIEHIYTGFLELYIHTEHLSRFYEKGELVLSEIANHPFYPNQFIIMKDALGSSSSAVGIVDHTGKKVKKLTFPHEHVWGIRPRNVQQTMAFELLMREDLPLVTLIGKAGTGKTLLALAAGLMQTEDLGKYKKLLVARPIVPVGKDIGFLPGEKQEKLRPWMQPIFDNLEYLFNTKKPGELDAILAGMSSIEVEALTYIRGRSLPEQFIIIDEAQNLTKHEVKTILTRVGEKSKIILMGDPEQIDHPYLDEYNNGLTYVVETFKDQKIAGHVRLIKGERSGLAQLAADLL, from the coding sequence ATGAAATGGGGGCGTGGGAATTTGGGCGATAAAATATATGTGCTCGATACAAATGTGCTCTTACAAGATCCTTATTCTATTTTTTCTTTTGAAGATAACGAAGTCGTTATCCCTGCGGTTGTATTAGAAGAAGTGGATTCAAAAAAACGATATATGGATGAAGTTGGTAGAAATGCGCGGCAAGTATCGAAGTTAATTGATCGTCTGCGCGAAAACGGGAAATTGCATGAAAAAATTTTGCTCGATAACGGAGGCGTACTCCGCATTGAATTAAATCATCGCTCGTTTCAGCAGCTGCAAGATATTTTTGTGGAAAAAACGAATGATAATCGTATTTTAGCAGTCGCGAAAAATTTAGCGCTTGAAGAACAAGAAAAAGAAGATGGTCGCTCGGTCATTTTAGTAAGCAAAGATGCTCTCGTTCGTGTCAAAGCAGACGCAATTGGTTTGCAAGCAGAAGATTTTTTAAACGATCGAGTGGTTGATATTGAGCATATTTACACTGGATTTTTAGAGCTATATATTCATACGGAACATTTAAGCCGTTTTTATGAAAAAGGGGAGCTCGTGCTCTCGGAAATTGCCAATCACCCGTTTTATCCGAACCAATTTATCATTATGAAAGATGCGCTTGGCAGTTCGTCTTCTGCTGTCGGCATTGTTGACCATACAGGGAAAAAAGTGAAGAAGCTCACGTTTCCTCATGAGCATGTTTGGGGAATCCGTCCGCGTAACGTCCAACAAACGATGGCATTTGAATTGTTAATGCGCGAAGACTTGCCGCTCGTTACATTAATTGGGAAGGCAGGCACAGGAAAAACGCTGCTGGCGTTAGCTGCTGGGCTCATGCAGACAGAAGATCTCGGTAAATACAAAAAGCTACTTGTTGCGCGCCCAATTGTCCCTGTCGGCAAAGATATCGGCTTTTTGCCGGGGGAAAAACAAGAAAAACTACGTCCATGGATGCAGCCGATTTTCGATAATTTGGAGTATTTATTTAACACGAAAAAACCGGGGGAACTTGATGCGATTTTAGCCGGGATGAGTTCCATTGAAGTAGAGGCACTTACGTATATACGCGGTCGCAGTTTGCCGGAGCAGTTTATTATTATAGACGAGGCGCAAAATTTAACGAAGCATGAAGTGAAAACCATTTTAACGCGCGTTGGGGAAAAGAGCAAAATTATTTTAATGGGCGATCCAGAACAAATCGATCATCCATATTTAGATGAATACAACAACGGGTTAACGTATGTCGTTGAAACATTTAAAGACCAAAAAATTGCTGGGCATGTTCGGTTGATTAAAGGGGAGCGTTCGGGATTGGCGCAGTTGGCCGCTGATTTATTGTAG
- a CDS encoding YlaN family protein, translated as MTDETINYREKAYALLKADADKIVKLIQVQLDNLTMPQCPLYEEVLDTQMFGLSREIDFAVRLGLVDDKEGKALLDSLERELSVLHEASTKKRVR; from the coding sequence GTGACGGACGAAACGATTAATTATCGTGAAAAAGCGTACGCGCTTCTAAAAGCGGATGCGGATAAAATTGTGAAACTCATTCAAGTACAACTGGACAATTTAACGATGCCCCAGTGTCCTCTCTATGAAGAAGTGCTCGACACGCAAATGTTCGGACTATCGCGGGAAATCGACTTTGCTGTTCGCTTAGGGCTTGTCGATGACAAGGAAGGAAAAGCACTTCTTGACTCGTTAGAACGGGAGTTGTCCGTGCTTCATGAAGCTTCAACAAAAAAACGCGTACGATAA
- a CDS encoding YlaI family protein, which yields MRVKCVLCDQLNVIDDESLLAKRLRNRPIHTYMCDTCYERIAEKTKARLATGKFRIYRSATTHEDW from the coding sequence ATGAGGGTAAAATGTGTTCTTTGCGATCAACTAAATGTCATTGACGATGAGTCGTTATTAGCTAAGCGGTTACGCAACCGCCCGATTCATACGTATATGTGCGATACGTGCTATGAACGAATTGCCGAAAAAACAAAGGCGCGTCTTGCAACTGGCAAATTTCGCATCTATCGTTCCGCAACGACGCACGAAGATTGGTAA
- a CDS encoding FtsW/RodA/SpoVE family cell cycle protein encodes MEKQLIRNIMKSYDYPLIISVWMLAIFGLIMVYSSSMVSAVTRFGVPSDYFYEKQKLWLIASVAFFLLSAIIPYKILLRKKVVKVIFVISPLMLIAVDFIGHTANNATSWFRFGFFSVQPAELVKLGLIVYLAAAFANKQRRMEQSIKGQLFPIYYTLGICFLIAIQPDFGTAMIVLLIASCIILSSGLKFRLLFKQVLFFGIIALACAPFTLPFIWDKIFSKERISRIYGFLDPFKYSDDAGFQLVNSYLAIGLGGLKGVGLGKSIQKYGYLPESHTDFIMAIIAEELGLFGVAFVLLLLAFIVLRGLYIARKCDDAFGSLLAIGISSMIGIHTFINIGGVTGLIPITGVPLPLVSYGGSALVLFMTSLGVLVNISMFTKYEAKYKHVHKEKIIKKQSEKGLTF; translated from the coding sequence ATGGAGAAACAACTCATTCGAAACATCATGAAATCATACGACTATCCGCTCATTATTTCTGTTTGGATGTTAGCGATTTTTGGCTTAATTATGGTGTATAGCTCCAGTATGGTGTCAGCTGTAACACGATTTGGTGTACCGAGCGATTATTTTTATGAAAAGCAAAAACTATGGCTTATCGCTTCTGTGGCGTTCTTCCTCCTTTCAGCGATAATCCCTTACAAAATATTGTTAAGAAAAAAAGTGGTAAAAGTAATTTTTGTTATTTCTCCGTTGATGCTCATTGCTGTTGATTTCATTGGTCATACAGCTAATAACGCGACTAGCTGGTTTAGATTTGGTTTTTTTAGTGTACAGCCAGCAGAGCTTGTGAAACTCGGTTTGATTGTTTATTTAGCAGCAGCATTTGCCAATAAGCAAAGAAGAATGGAGCAATCAATAAAAGGGCAGCTATTCCCTATTTACTATACGCTAGGCATTTGTTTTTTAATAGCAATTCAGCCTGATTTCGGGACAGCGATGATTGTGTTGTTGATTGCGTCGTGCATTATTTTATCGTCGGGACTAAAGTTTCGTCTTCTTTTTAAGCAAGTATTATTTTTTGGAATAATTGCTTTAGCCTGTGCGCCGTTTACCCTTCCGTTTATTTGGGACAAAATTTTTTCGAAAGAAAGAATTTCGCGTATTTATGGGTTTTTAGATCCATTTAAATATAGCGATGACGCAGGATTTCAACTGGTGAATTCGTATTTAGCCATCGGTCTAGGTGGATTAAAGGGTGTTGGTCTAGGCAAAAGTATTCAAAAATACGGGTATTTGCCGGAATCACATACCGATTTTATTATGGCCATTATTGCGGAAGAGCTAGGGTTATTTGGTGTCGCATTTGTGCTATTACTGTTAGCATTTATTGTGTTACGCGGGCTTTACATTGCTCGAAAATGTGATGATGCGTTCGGCAGTTTGCTTGCGATTGGCATTTCTTCGATGATTGGCATTCACACGTTTATTAACATCGGAGGAGTGACAGGATTAATTCCAATCACAGGGGTGCCACTTCCGCTTGTAAGTTATGGAGGGTCAGCGCTTGTGCTGTTTATGACATCGCTAGGTGTACTGGTGAATATATCGATGTTTACGAAGTATGAGGCGAAGTATAAACACGTACATAAAGAGAAAATTATAAAAAAACAATCAGAAAAAGGTCTGACTTTTTAG
- a CDS encoding YhcN/YlaJ family sporulation lipoprotein, with amino-acid sequence MKRFYVFMAAFFLLTSCSIGEQRSPNESLVRVKNTVNEKVQTKSGQQIAHHLADLANRVPNVEDATVLVVGKYAVVGIDVNDNIDRSRVGTVKYSVAESLQKDPYGANAIIIADPDLYTRFKNIARQVDNGRPVQSVMNELAAIVSRVMPEIPSDFLQTKNPAPTKENNAELNKTEEKQLHNGQNKQSNDYLNK; translated from the coding sequence ATGAAACGTTTTTACGTTTTTATGGCGGCTTTCTTTCTTTTAACAAGCTGCAGCATCGGAGAGCAACGGTCCCCTAATGAGTCGCTCGTCCGAGTCAAAAATACCGTCAACGAAAAGGTGCAAACGAAATCCGGGCAGCAAATTGCTCACCATTTGGCCGATTTAGCGAACCGCGTCCCAAACGTGGAGGATGCGACGGTTCTTGTGGTCGGCAAATATGCGGTCGTCGGTATTGATGTAAATGATAACATTGACCGCTCGCGTGTCGGAACGGTGAAATATTCCGTCGCCGAGAGTTTACAAAAAGACCCGTATGGCGCCAATGCGATCATTATCGCTGATCCTGATTTATATACACGGTTCAAAAACATCGCCCGCCAAGTAGATAACGGGCGCCCTGTGCAATCAGTGATGAACGAATTGGCGGCTATCGTCAGCCGTGTCATGCCAGAAATCCCTAGCGATTTTCTGCAAACAAAAAATCCAGCACCAACCAAAGAAAATAACGCCGAACTGAATAAAACAGAAGAAAAACAGTTACACAACGGACAAAATAAACAGTCGAACGACTATTTAAATAAATGA